In one window of Sulfolobales archaeon DNA:
- a CDS encoding GNAT family N-acetyltransferase, with protein sequence MGGSGVKRKIFVSRRDIERSLNARLRFLARSIARIGLDARDKNYRILLVLAGGDEVKQGISTVYILYKYFTTLSGKITRPKILYMFRREFDDELVKAVLVRKMLEKRLKDSRVVVDTFKRSDRHMGRTMQALVMDLSHGLKPNDIGRLVGVVEGGGLIIFLTPSIEEWPYARNVFSETLSTPKYPNPRNLFVKWFIETLYSSEGIIIYDLGRDETLRFATPEIERLSRREVKIPEEHLFPSEIYKLALTEDQVKVIKALEELVPKPRKKKMIVITADRGRGKSGAIGIALPPLVEELLKVKNRVRVGVTAISPTNIESLMTLAMRSLEELKIRYKAIERGGKIIELRGSNFSIEYWEPSVIPRLDLDIVVVDEASGLPVNMLLKIWKSFNRIVMATTIHGYEGAGRGFSLRFLKKVKNDPDTDLIHVEMEEPIRYSKNDPVEKWVFKALLLDAEPEPLTDEDFELIKRKDFTYLKLEPEELFKEANIKMLKNVFGIYVEAHYRNEPDDLAMIADAPHHRVRALALPNGKIIASAQLAEEGDLSEETIEKILKEGSVHGNIIPDRILKYYRDKEFARKTGYRIVRIAVHPEAQGMGIGSYFLEKICEEAREKNFHWVGSGFGASEELLRFWIKNGFLPIHISPSRNPVSGEYSVLVLRSISRDLDENLRDYRRRFRNRLLESLYDVYRDMEAEIALLLIRPLECEDLHEDKDLMLKLDPVDRDRIELYIKRLMTYEVVSDLITRIVRVYWRNPCPKTRLRKDFEKLTIAKVLQGRSWDSVASELNMSKGHAIQIMRDIIEEILRKISE encoded by the coding sequence ATGGGAGGAAGCGGTGTCAAGCGTAAGATTTTTGTAAGCAGGAGGGATATAGAGAGATCTCTTAATGCTAGGCTTAGATTTCTAGCCAGATCTATTGCTAGGATCGGGTTAGATGCTAGAGATAAGAATTATAGAATTCTGCTAGTGCTTGCAGGAGGCGATGAAGTCAAGCAGGGAATCTCTACAGTATACATTCTATACAAATACTTTACAACACTATCCGGGAAGATAACAAGACCTAAGATACTTTACATGTTTAGAAGAGAATTTGATGATGAACTGGTCAAGGCGGTTCTAGTAAGAAAGATGCTAGAGAAGAGACTTAAAGACTCTCGAGTTGTAGTGGATACCTTCAAGAGATCTGATAGACACATGGGTAGGACTATGCAGGCTCTTGTAATGGATCTAAGTCATGGGTTGAAGCCTAATGACATCGGAAGACTTGTAGGAGTTGTTGAGGGAGGAGGATTAATTATATTCCTTACACCTTCTATAGAGGAATGGCCTTACGCTAGAAATGTTTTCTCAGAAACTCTCTCAACACCCAAATATCCTAATCCTAGAAATCTATTCGTGAAATGGTTTATAGAGACATTATATTCATCAGAAGGTATTATAATATATGATTTAGGAAGAGACGAGACTCTTCGCTTTGCAACTCCTGAGATCGAAAGGCTTTCTAGAAGAGAAGTTAAGATACCTGAGGAGCATTTATTTCCTAGTGAAATATATAAGCTTGCTCTTACAGAGGATCAGGTTAAGGTTATAAAAGCTTTAGAAGAGCTTGTTCCTAAGCCTAGGAAGAAGAAGATGATCGTCATTACAGCAGATAGAGGTCGTGGTAAGAGTGGTGCTATAGGAATAGCTCTTCCACCTCTTGTAGAAGAGTTGTTGAAAGTTAAGAACAGAGTTAGAGTAGGTGTCACAGCAATCTCTCCTACAAATATTGAGAGTCTTATGACTCTAGCTATGAGATCTCTTGAGGAGCTTAAGATCAGGTATAAGGCTATAGAGAGAGGTGGTAAGATTATTGAGTTAAGAGGTTCGAACTTTTCTATAGAGTATTGGGAGCCTTCGGTAATTCCTAGACTTGATCTTGATATTGTGGTTGTAGACGAGGCTTCAGGACTTCCTGTGAACATGCTACTAAAGATCTGGAAAAGCTTCAACAGAATTGTAATGGCTACAACAATTCACGGGTATGAAGGTGCTGGGAGAGGTTTCTCGCTGAGATTTTTGAAGAAGGTGAAAAATGATCCTGATACAGATCTTATTCATGTAGAGATGGAAGAGCCTATAAGATATTCTAAGAATGATCCTGTTGAAAAATGGGTTTTTAAAGCTTTATTGCTGGATGCAGAACCTGAACCTCTTACAGATGAAGATTTCGAACTGATCAAGAGAAAAGACTTCACATATCTAAAGCTTGAGCCTGAAGAGCTTTTTAAAGAGGCGAATATTAAGATGCTAAAGAACGTGTTCGGAATATATGTTGAAGCACATTACAGGAATGAACCTGATGATCTTGCCATGATAGCTGATGCTCCTCATCATAGGGTTAGGGCTTTAGCTCTACCTAATGGTAAGATCATTGCTTCAGCTCAGCTGGCTGAGGAAGGAGATCTTTCTGAAGAAACTATAGAAAAAATACTTAAAGAAGGATCAGTTCATGGTAATATAATACCAGATAGAATTCTAAAATACTATAGAGATAAAGAGTTTGCTAGAAAAACAGGTTATAGGATCGTTAGAATAGCAGTACATCCAGAAGCACAGGGTATGGGAATAGGATCTTATTTTCTGGAGAAGATATGTGAAGAAGCTAGAGAGAAAAACTTTCACTGGGTTGGCTCAGGCTTTGGAGCATCGGAGGAGTTGCTGAGATTCTGGATCAAGAACGGGTTTCTACCGATTCACATATCTCCTAGCAGGAATCCTGTCTCAGGAGAATACTCAGTTCTTGTTCTGAGGAGTATTAGCAGAGATCTTGATGAAAACTTGAGAGATTATAGAAGAAGATTTAGAAATAGACTTCTAGAGAGCTTATACGACGTCTACAGAGATATGGAAGCTGAGATAGCACTACTCCTCATAAGACCTCTGGAATGCGAGGATCTTCATGAAGACAAAGACTTAATGTTGAAATTAGATCCTGTTGATAGAGATAGGATAGAGTTATATATAAAGAGATTAATGACGTATGAGGTCGTTAGCGATCTTATAACAAGAATTGTCAGAGTATATTGGAGAAATCCATGTCCTAAAACTAGATTAAGAAAGGACTTTGAAAAGCTAACCATAGCAAAGGTGCTTCAAGGAAGAAGCTGGGATTCTGTGGCATCAGAGCTAAACATGAGCAAAGGTCATGCAATACAGATCATGAGAGATATAATAGAAGAGATACTCAGAAAAATATCGGAGTAG
- a CDS encoding translation initiation factor IF-2 subunit gamma, which translates to MVIELNKQPEVNIGMIGHVDHGKTTLVQALTGVWTARHSEELKRAMTIKLGYADGVIGYCKNLQEPESYTTERSCPDGSEPEILRRVSYVDAPGHEILMATVLSGAALMDGAILVISATDPCPQPQTREHLIAVKLIGVRNIVVVQNKVDAVSKERALKNYEEIRRFLEEMGYRDLPVIPVSALHKINIDALLMHIQKYIPTPERDVRAKPLFLIARSFDVNRPGTPYEKLVGGVIGGSVVRGVFRVGDEIEIKPGIEIRESSGKTYYKPLQTRIASIRFGNEEFTEARPGGLAAFGTKLDPFYTKADKLVGGFVSLAGELPEPEYEFTIRYSLLERVVGVKEMLKMTPLKTRERILISIGTLTTFATINRISDEIMELTSQKPVIALKDFSVAISRQIAGRWRIAGYGKIV; encoded by the coding sequence ATGGTGATAGAATTAAACAAACAGCCTGAAGTAAATATCGGCATGATCGGACATGTAGATCATGGGAAGACAACACTTGTACAGGCTCTCACAGGGGTCTGGACCGCAAGACACTCTGAAGAGCTTAAAAGAGCAATGACTATAAAGCTAGGATATGCTGACGGTGTGATTGGATACTGCAAGAATCTTCAGGAGCCTGAAAGCTATACAACCGAGAGATCATGTCCTGACGGTAGCGAGCCAGAGATCCTTAGAAGAGTATCATACGTAGATGCTCCTGGTCATGAGATCCTCATGGCGACAGTTCTCAGCGGTGCTGCTCTGATGGACGGAGCTATTCTAGTTATATCAGCTACAGATCCGTGTCCTCAACCTCAGACCAGAGAACATCTGATCGCTGTAAAACTCATAGGTGTGAGAAATATAGTTGTAGTTCAGAATAAGGTTGACGCTGTTTCTAAGGAGAGAGCTTTGAAAAACTATGAAGAGATTAGAAGATTTTTAGAAGAGATGGGCTACAGAGATCTTCCTGTGATTCCTGTAAGCGCTCTGCACAAGATCAATATAGATGCACTTCTAATGCATATACAGAAATATATACCCACTCCCGAGAGAGATGTGAGAGCTAAACCTTTGTTTCTTATCGCTAGAAGTTTTGATGTTAACAGACCTGGAACACCTTACGAGAAACTCGTAGGAGGAGTGATCGGAGGCTCTGTAGTGAGAGGTGTTTTCAGAGTAGGCGATGAGATTGAAATCAAGCCTGGAATAGAGATTAGAGAGAGTAGTGGAAAAACCTATTATAAACCCCTTCAGACTAGAATAGCATCTATAAGATTTGGAAATGAGGAGTTTACAGAAGCGAGACCGGGAGGGCTTGCAGCATTTGGAACGAAACTCGATCCATTCTATACCAAAGCTGACAAGCTTGTAGGAGGTTTCGTAAGTTTAGCAGGAGAACTCCCAGAACCTGAGTATGAATTTACCATAAGATATTCTCTCCTCGAAAGAGTTGTAGGTGTTAAGGAAATGCTTAAGATGACTCCTCTGAAGACTAGAGAAAGAATCCTGATCAGTATAGGAACCCTCACAACATTTGCAACCATTAACAGAATATCCGATGAGATTATGGAACTTACATCTCAGAAACCTGTAATAGCTTTGAAAGACTTTAGCGTAGCCATAAGTAGACAGATCGCAGGCAGGTGGAGGATCGCAGGCTATGGAAAGATAGTATGA
- a CDS encoding RNA-binding domain-containing protein, translating to MKLQIEVEVRYTEDQEKVLRAIRNLFDLEKYELVEEGRYPRIIAYSTHVSSLKRFRERLWMQRILDTARSIMMRGVEGSRIEFMLHKQAAYANKVSFVESDKESSLGAVRVVIETEKPMELIDWLAPKTSEGRPLWIKEMPENL from the coding sequence ATGAAGCTACAGATTGAGGTTGAAGTGAGATATACAGAGGATCAGGAGAAAGTTCTAAGAGCTATTAGAAATCTATTTGATCTGGAAAAATACGAGCTTGTAGAGGAAGGTAGATATCCTAGGATCATAGCTTACTCAACTCATGTATCATCTCTGAAAAGATTTAGAGAAAGACTGTGGATGCAGAGAATTCTAGATACTGCAAGAAGTATCATGATGAGAGGAGTAGAGGGTAGTAGAATAGAATTTATGCTACATAAGCAAGCTGCATATGCTAATAAGGTGAGCTTTGTAGAAAGCGATAAAGAAAGTAGCCTGGGAGCTGTTAGAGTTGTTATAGAAACAGAGAAACCTATGGAACTCATAGACTGGCTTGCACCAAAAACCTCTGAAGGTAGACCTCTATGGATTAAAGAGATGCCCGAAAACCTGTGA
- a CDS encoding TldD/PmbA family protein: MEIDLIRILRKLESAGASEAEVSMWRSRRKRFSFSEEPGEATDIDKISLSMRAIIGKRIGVIGVEDLSEEGVEKAIEKVISIAKNSPEDPNWKGLNKDFGRGSISGVVYNKNILEIEFGELEMMYKEIKEGISEACREARVTRGSISLSMIEYQYFSSYLNDIMKRVESSFGLYALARADIEQGTGTFSDFIIGRDIRKDLDLQEFGKNIGSKAREFTKARKTETGKYTVVLDQVVSGAIISTMLSPAISSENVFRGRSPLANKLGSMVFNEKISIEDNGLVGEYIGAREFDDEGVAVRMINVIERGLLRNFLYDSYYANLMNTRSTGNAWRSLSSSPRPSHNVLVLRGGDMSLEDLIREVSRGIYVVRVIGEWLSNPVSGFVQATITHAYEIANGEIRGPLRGGTMTTNFYKGFGEEFLHSSKELRILDRVVAPHIAMRGVTIS; the protein is encoded by the coding sequence ATGGAGATAGATCTCATAAGAATACTGAGAAAATTAGAGAGTGCAGGTGCTTCGGAAGCAGAGGTTTCTATGTGGAGAAGTAGGAGGAAGAGGTTCTCTTTCTCAGAAGAACCTGGTGAGGCTACCGACATAGATAAAATATCTCTAAGCATGAGAGCTATCATAGGCAAAAGGATTGGAGTGATTGGTGTAGAGGATCTCTCGGAAGAAGGTGTTGAAAAAGCAATTGAGAAAGTCATATCTATCGCCAAAAACTCTCCAGAGGATCCTAATTGGAAAGGTTTGAATAAAGATTTCGGGAGAGGGAGCATCTCGGGTGTGGTATATAATAAGAATATTCTAGAGATCGAATTCGGAGAATTAGAAATGATGTACAAGGAGATTAAAGAAGGGATCAGCGAAGCTTGTAGAGAGGCTAGAGTTACTCGTGGTAGCATTAGCTTATCAATGATCGAGTATCAATACTTCAGCAGTTATCTCAACGATATTATGAAGAGAGTTGAAAGCAGCTTCGGCTTGTATGCTCTAGCTAGAGCTGATATAGAGCAAGGTACGGGAACATTCTCAGATTTTATTATAGGAAGAGATATTAGAAAGGATCTAGATCTTCAAGAGTTTGGAAAGAACATAGGTAGCAAGGCTAGAGAATTCACGAAAGCCAGAAAAACTGAGACGGGTAAGTATACTGTGGTACTAGATCAGGTGGTTAGTGGTGCTATTATATCTACAATGCTTTCTCCCGCTATTAGTTCTGAGAATGTTTTTAGAGGAAGATCTCCTCTAGCAAATAAATTAGGTAGTATGGTCTTTAATGAGAAGATCTCGATCGAAGATAATGGATTAGTAGGAGAGTATATAGGCGCTAGAGAGTTTGATGACGAAGGTGTTGCTGTTAGAATGATCAATGTGATTGAAAGAGGTTTACTGAGAAATTTCCTCTATGATTCATACTATGCGAATCTTATGAACACTAGATCTACAGGAAATGCATGGAGATCTCTATCTTCATCTCCAAGACCTTCTCACAATGTCCTGGTGCTAAGAGGAGGAGATATGAGTTTAGAGGATCTTATCAGAGAAGTTAGCAGAGGGATCTATGTTGTTAGAGTAATAGGTGAGTGGCTTTCTAATCCTGTTTCAGGCTTTGTACAGGCTACTATAACGCATGCATATGAAATAGCTAATGGAGAGATCAGAGGACCTCTCAGAGGAGGTACTATGACTACAAACTTCTATAAAGGCTTCGGAGAAGAATTTCTGCATTCTAGTAAGGAGCTGAGAATACTGGATAGAGTGGTAGCACCTCATATAGCTATGAGAGGAGTCACCATATCATAG
- a CDS encoding TldD/PmbA family protein, with protein MYDPRDLLLQGLSYMERLGVHFGDLRYQEYSYETVVAEDGSIREYSTVSRRGIGVRIFYKGSIGFSSTNSLTKEDLFKSIDRAYAIARSIESSKKFSQRKVYKDRVSSQYKEDPFEVPLEEKTKLVVEANKNSMIQGIRSAVSRLGLQRDRRIIVSLDGAEVEVLSILSGFSHMSIAQENDARERVYDSMSRVAGWEFIASIDWSVFTRELSDLAVKAVKAPMPKAGRFKIVSDPDLIGLILHEAFGHASEGDLVASGTSILKNRIGERIASENVSIVDDGLVEGGFFVPYDDEGNKKTSTVIVEEGILRRFLTHMISASELEMEVTGNGRAQDFENIPIVRQTNLYMKPGDHSFEELFEDIKEGYYLLGRGAGGGQVDTGAGTFTFSVGPSYEIRNGEIIGLVRSTIISGFILETLKGVEAIGRDLKIKTSVFGGCGKEGQLVRVGHGGPHVRIASVLVGGV; from the coding sequence GTGTATGACCCTCGAGACCTGCTTCTACAAGGACTATCATATATGGAGAGACTGGGCGTTCATTTCGGGGATCTGAGATATCAAGAATACTCATATGAGACTGTAGTAGCTGAAGATGGTTCTATTAGAGAGTATTCTACTGTCTCTAGAAGAGGTATTGGAGTTAGAATTTTTTATAAAGGATCTATAGGATTCTCTTCTACGAACTCTTTAACTAAGGAGGATCTTTTTAAAAGTATTGATAGAGCTTATGCTATTGCTAGAAGTATTGAGAGCTCGAAGAAGTTTTCTCAGAGGAAGGTTTATAAAGATAGAGTCTCTTCACAGTATAAAGAGGATCCGTTCGAAGTACCTTTAGAGGAGAAGACTAAACTAGTTGTTGAGGCTAATAAAAACTCTATGATTCAAGGAATCAGGTCTGCTGTTTCAAGGCTCGGACTTCAGAGAGATAGAAGAATAATAGTATCACTTGATGGTGCAGAGGTCGAGGTTTTAAGCATTCTCTCAGGATTCTCACATATGAGTATAGCTCAGGAGAATGATGCTAGAGAGAGAGTTTATGATTCTATGTCCAGAGTTGCAGGCTGGGAGTTTATAGCTAGCATTGACTGGAGTGTTTTCACAAGAGAGCTAAGCGATCTCGCGGTTAAAGCTGTTAAAGCGCCAATGCCTAAGGCGGGAAGATTTAAAATTGTGTCAGATCCTGATCTGATAGGATTAATACTTCACGAAGCTTTTGGACATGCTTCAGAAGGAGACCTGGTGGCATCGGGAACTTCCATACTTAAGAATAGAATAGGAGAGAGAATAGCCTCCGAGAATGTCTCTATAGTAGATGACGGTCTTGTTGAGGGAGGTTTCTTCGTTCCATATGATGATGAAGGAAATAAAAAGACTTCTACAGTGATCGTTGAGGAGGGAATTCTAAGAAGATTTCTCACTCATATGATCTCAGCGTCAGAACTTGAAATGGAAGTCACAGGAAATGGAAGGGCTCAGGATTTTGAGAACATACCTATAGTGAGACAGACAAATCTCTACATGAAGCCTGGAGATCACTCGTTCGAAGAGTTGTTTGAAGATATTAAAGAAGGTTATTATCTTCTCGGCAGAGGAGCTGGCGGAGGTCAGGTTGATACAGGAGCTGGAACTTTCACCTTCTCTGTAGGACCGTCATATGAGATTAGAAATGGCGAGATTATAGGACTTGTAAGATCTACTATTATCTCAGGGTTCATACTGGAAACTTTAAAAGGTGTTGAAGCTATTGGTAGAGATCTTAAGATTAAGACATCAGTTTTCGGGGGGTGCGGGAAGGAGGGTCAATTAGTGCGTGTAGGACATGGAGGACCTCATGTTAGAATAGCATCAGTTCTTGTAGGAGGTGTATGA
- a CDS encoding PA14 domain-containing protein produces MNGLRGFYSVFSEEESIDQEIKRIKNRYIYERIDPEINFIFYDKEPVPGIDLERMIVKWEGFLDVRRRGIYRFFLLADDGARLYLDRELIVDAWENRSLDRIYSRDMKLERDVYRIELEYYNTGVFGKIELGWRREGGVDEIIPSRNLFTYSASSIIITNPPKNSRIKLIYNGFVREAFIKGGIALIPVYDIADGRDGEGRILLFNDREEIIYTSPIIEDMSPGDIYSLESIPQQL; encoded by the coding sequence ATGAATGGTTTAAGAGGGTTCTACTCTGTATTCTCAGAAGAGGAAAGCATAGATCAAGAGATTAAGAGAATTAAGAATCGCTACATCTACGAGAGAATAGATCCTGAGATAAACTTCATATTCTATGATAAAGAACCAGTTCCAGGAATAGATCTCGAGAGAATGATCGTTAAATGGGAAGGTTTTCTAGATGTGAGAAGAAGAGGTATCTATAGATTCTTTCTACTAGCTGATGATGGTGCAAGGCTTTACCTAGATCGAGAACTTATAGTAGATGCCTGGGAAAATAGATCTCTAGATAGAATCTATTCTAGAGATATGAAGCTAGAGAGAGATGTATATAGAATAGAGCTAGAGTATTATAACACAGGCGTGTTCGGAAAAATAGAACTTGGATGGAGAAGAGAGGGAGGGGTGGATGAGATAATACCCTCAAGAAACCTCTTCACATACTCCGCCAGCTCGATAATAATAACAAATCCTCCCAAGAATTCTAGAATAAAGCTGATATATAATGGATTCGTTAGAGAAGCTTTTATAAAAGGAGGAATAGCCTTAATACCGGTTTACGACATAGCAGACGGAAGAGATGGTGAGGGGAGAATCCTTCTCTTCAATGATAGAGAGGAAATAATATACACAAGCCCCATCATAGAAGACATGTCTCCTGGTGATATATACTCTTTAGAGAGCATACCTCAACAGCTATAG
- the rimI gene encoding ribosomal protein S18-alanine N-acetyltransferase, with amino-acid sequence MCGLKDDALFLIRSINSLSDLKEVISINMVTLPEHYPEYFWQEIASEWRDIFLVAEINGKIVGYMMNRIEIDEGFFKRDYVRRGHVISIAVLPEYRRRGIGKALMIEGMRRMKELYKAEEVILEVRVSNTPAIELYRKLGFKVVRIIPRYYRDGEDAYLMAREL; translated from the coding sequence GTGTGTGGTTTGAAAGATGATGCATTATTTCTTATTAGAAGTATTAACAGTCTTTCAGATCTCAAAGAGGTGATCAGTATAAACATGGTTACACTACCCGAACATTATCCAGAGTATTTCTGGCAAGAGATAGCATCAGAGTGGAGAGATATATTCCTAGTAGCTGAGATCAATGGAAAGATTGTAGGATATATGATGAATAGAATTGAAATTGATGAGGGTTTCTTCAAGAGAGATTATGTGAGGAGGGGGCATGTGATAAGTATAGCAGTTCTTCCTGAGTACCGGAGAAGAGGTATAGGAAAGGCTCTAATGATAGAGGGTATGAGAAGAATGAAAGAACTTTATAAAGCTGAAGAAGTGATTTTAGAGGTTAGAGTAAGTAATACGCCCGCTATAGAACTCTATAGAAAGCTAGGCTTTAAAGTAGTAAGAATCATACCAAGATACTATAGAGATGGTGAGGACGCCTATCTTATGGCTCGAGAGCTTTAA
- the prpB gene encoding methylisocitrate lyase, which produces MRDLIRTEDVIPVPGVYAPSVAILAERLGFKAVYLSGAALTGLLGMPDLGVITLSEVAMFTRYISQKISIPLIVDADTGFGEAINVARTVRELEDAGASAVQIEDQVLPKKCGHLTGKDVVPIDEMVKKIIMAVESRRNSDFLIIARTDARSVEGLEKAIERANIYVEAGADIIFPEALESVEEFKIFAERVKAPLMANMTEFGRSPLLSVKELKDLGYKIVLFPVTTFRASMKASELILRKILEKGTQREDLDLLMPRSEFYQLINYYSYEYKDKEVDKKARELLIRRKTFQKP; this is translated from the coding sequence TTGAGAGATCTTATCAGAACCGAGGATGTGATACCTGTTCCAGGAGTATACGCGCCCTCAGTAGCGATACTAGCTGAAAGACTAGGCTTCAAGGCTGTATACTTAAGTGGAGCAGCTTTAACAGGTCTTCTGGGTATGCCGGATCTTGGTGTTATAACATTAAGTGAAGTAGCAATGTTTACAAGATATATATCTCAGAAGATCTCTATACCTCTCATAGTCGATGCAGACACAGGATTTGGAGAAGCTATAAATGTGGCTAGAACCGTTAGAGAACTTGAAGATGCAGGAGCTTCAGCGGTTCAAATAGAAGATCAGGTTCTTCCAAAGAAATGCGGTCATCTAACTGGAAAAGATGTTGTTCCAATAGATGAAATGGTTAAAAAGATTATAATGGCTGTAGAGAGTAGGAGAAACAGCGATTTTCTAATCATAGCTAGAACCGATGCAAGATCTGTTGAAGGCTTGGAAAAAGCTATTGAGAGAGCTAACATATACGTGGAAGCTGGTGCTGACATAATTTTTCCAGAAGCTCTTGAATCAGTAGAGGAGTTCAAGATATTTGCAGAGAGAGTTAAAGCACCTTTAATGGCTAATATGACTGAATTCGGTAGATCTCCTCTTCTCTCAGTTAAAGAACTAAAAGATCTAGGATATAAGATAGTCTTATTCCCCGTCACAACATTCAGAGCTTCTATGAAAGCTTCAGAACTAATACTGAGAAAAATCCTTGAGAAAGGTACTCAGAGAGAGGATCTAGATCTTCTAATGCCCAGATCCGAATTTTACCAGCTTATAAACTACTACTCCTATGAGTATAAAGATAAAGAAGTCGATAAAAAAGCAAGAGAGCTTCTAATTAGAAGGAAAACATTTCAAAAACCATAG
- a CDS encoding DUF2258 domain-containing protein: protein MSSGEAQERRLSTGYVWAATYADKIRRTVYAQLKDLIRENKVLREQVPRDIAQLNSALYKLIVEDLKMGKTDLVRIRINYVIKDNSIEWKPETLTVEAFRRIPQEEVNQHVDRLRSAWKEALAVGVAYRFEELGRTEDEDVVYMIKLGESEAGAIMATVLDNEIYVKRGALIYPNPIVFEKVRVKLDEKKPEEVFSEIIRSAESIRSASPSSIVRFVSENEALNVINTLRGRVKAAPISSPFMVEEGEEQSES, encoded by the coding sequence ATGAGTTCCGGGGAAGCTCAAGAGAGGCGTCTTAGTACAGGCTATGTGTGGGCTGCTACTTATGCTGATAAGATAAGGAGAACAGTATATGCTCAGCTTAAGGATCTTATTAGAGAGAATAAAGTCTTAAGAGAGCAGGTGCCTAGAGATATAGCTCAACTCAATAGTGCTTTGTACAAGCTCATTGTAGAGGATCTTAAAATGGGTAAAACCGATCTTGTTAGGATCAGAATCAACTATGTTATTAAAGATAACTCGATAGAATGGAAACCTGAGACTCTCACAGTAGAAGCATTTAGAAGAATACCTCAAGAAGAAGTTAACCAGCATGTTGATAGGCTTAGATCAGCATGGAAAGAAGCTCTAGCAGTTGGAGTAGCATATAGATTCGAAGAGCTAGGCAGGACGGAAGATGAAGATGTAGTGTATATGATAAAACTTGGTGAGAGTGAGGCGGGAGCTATCATGGCTACGGTACTTGATAATGAGATTTATGTGAAGAGGGGAGCTCTTATATATCCTAATCCTATAGTATTTGAGAAAGTTAGAGTTAAACTAGATGAAAAGAAGCCTGAGGAGGTCTTCAGCGAGATCATAAGATCTGCTGAGAGCATTAGAAGCGCATCGCCATCTTCTATTGTGAGATTTGTTTCAGAGAATGAGGCTTTGAACGTTATAAATACTTTGAGAGGAAGAGTTAAAGCAGCTCCTATATCAAGTCCTTTCATGGTTGAAGAAGGAGAAGAACAATCAGAAAGCTAG
- a CDS encoding superoxide dismutase, which yields MKRYELPQLPYNYNALEPYIIEEIMRVHHQKHHQGYVNGANAALEKLEKHLRGEAQIDVRAVLRDLSFNHGGHILHTIFWPNMAPPGKGGGTPGGRIADAINNVFGSFNKFKDLFSTAAKNVEGVGWGVLGYDVLSEELRIYQIEKHNLLQTAGIIPLLVIDVWEHAYYLQYKNDRGSYVDNWWNVVNWDDVERRYNAALNKGREAYLLI from the coding sequence ATGAAGAGATATGAACTACCTCAACTTCCATATAACTACAACGCCTTAGAACCATACATTATTGAAGAGATAATGAGAGTACATCATCAGAAGCATCATCAAGGCTATGTAAACGGTGCCAATGCAGCCCTAGAAAAACTCGAGAAACATCTCAGAGGAGAAGCCCAGATAGATGTAAGAGCAGTCTTAAGAGACCTCTCGTTCAACCACGGAGGACACATTCTACATACGATCTTCTGGCCCAACATGGCTCCCCCCGGAAAAGGTGGAGGAACTCCCGGCGGTAGAATCGCTGACGCTATAAATAACGTGTTTGGATCATTTAACAAGTTTAAAGATTTATTCTCCACAGCAGCTAAGAACGTTGAGGGTGTGGGGTGGGGAGTTCTAGGATATGATGTACTAAGCGAAGAGTTAAGGATCTATCAGATCGAGAAGCATAATCTTCTTCAAACAGCTGGGATAATACCACTCCTGGTCATAGATGTATGGGAACACGCATACTATCTCCAATATAAGAATGATAGAGGATCCTATGTGGATAACTGGTGGAATGTAGTTAACTGGGATGATGTTGAACGAAGATATAATGCGGCTCTGAATAAAGGTAGAGAGGCTTATCTACTGATCTAA